A genome region from Hevea brasiliensis isolate MT/VB/25A 57/8 chromosome 9, ASM3005281v1, whole genome shotgun sequence includes the following:
- the LOC110644811 gene encoding uncharacterized protein LOC110644811, with translation MKIVLGAKNKLGFVNAKIEAPEEGSEGFERWKGCDYMVASWLWNSITKDLVGGFLYATSLKELWDEISERFGGSNGPMIYQIKRRISLLMQDGLSITSYYTKLKELWYELENIRVILSCTCGSVKISTEVDNCDKLMQFLMGLNGAYDQVRSQILLHDPLPSVIKAYSMVLRIETPREVQLNIAKTVDATALVVKSQGTRKDFKKYDPRKGHCNYCNMDGHTRAGCFKLIGYPEWFKAKNKNQSSHQQNKIVAQVESKVQSADHFVSDSPWDKGYFTEMSKYEDLSISWRVYKWKCKEWPKGSP, from the coding sequence ATGAAGATTGTTCTTGGTGCCAAAAACAAATTAGGTTTTGTTAATGCCAAAATTGAAGCTCCAGAGGAAGGATCTGAGGGGTTTGAAAGATGGAAGGGGTGTGACTACATGGTCGCATCCTGGTTGTGGAACTCTATTACAAAGGATCTGGTTGGGGGATTTCTCTATGCGACGTCCTTGAAGGAGCTATGGGATGAAATTTCAGAGAGGTTCGGTGGGAGTAACGGGCCAATGATATATCAGATCAAGAGAAGGATATCATTACTGATGCAAGATGGATTATCCATTACCAGTTATTATACAAAATTGAAGGAACTTTGGTATGAACTGGAAAATATTAGAGTAATTCTGTCATGTACATGTGGATCTGTGAAGATTTCAACAGAGGTGGATAACTGTGATAAGTTGATGCAATTTCTTATGGGGCTTAATGGTGCCTATGATCAGGTAAGAAGCCAAATCCTCCTTCATGATCCCTTACCAAGTGTAATCAAAGCCTATTCTATGGTTTTGCGGATTGAAACTCCTAGAGAGGTTCAATTGAATATTGCTAAAACTGTAGATGCAACAGCTCTAGTTGTGAAATCACAAGGAACTCGAAAAGATTTTAAGAAGTATGATCCTAGAAAAGGTCATTGTAATTACTGCAATATGGATGGGCATACTAGGGCTGGTTGTTTCAAATTGATTGGGTATCCGGAGTGGTTTAAAGCTAAAAACAAGAATCAGAGTTCACATCAACAGAACAAAATAGTTGCACAAGTTGAAAGTAAAGTGCAATCTGCTGACCATTTTGTTTCTGATTCACCTTGGGATAAAGGTTATTTTACTGAGATGAGCAAATATGAAGATCTTAGTATAAGCTGGAGAGTTTACAAATGGAAATGCAAAGAATGGCCAAAGGGAAGTCCATAG
- the LOC131182937 gene encoding disease resistance protein RPM1-like, which produces MFNIHFGEDLPPNFKSLLIRSLIIKSYFPRRWQTICGLQFLLVLRLISPMEYLPDEVGDLVHLKYLYLNCKDMKTLPRTIANLQKLQTLHLVHCSKLFQVPVEIYNIKQLRHLLFADLFGYSDGIRVPRGIGTLANLHTCTGICSGAGIPGELSSLTQLRKLDVHEVSDDHAGELFASIIKLENLVFLSLTAEPPWSVTLLPELEPFSPPPHLQKLILRGGLVEMPNWLPSVENLTILELRHSNLLEEPSSVLQYLPKLKHLTLWEAYKAKLIGKEFCDGGGFPELKALKIASKNLVEWTKIVNGAFPSLRYLGFYGCRKLRFLPEGLQNISTIQELFVGALHSDLARRLNGKENYKIEHISKFHWRSEIF; this is translated from the coding sequence atgtTTAATATTCATTTTGGAGAAGACCTGCCTCCTAACTTCAAAAGCCTTCTAATTCGATCCTTGATTATTAAATCCTATTTTCCGCGGCGTTGGCAAACTATCTGTGGGTTGCAGTTTCTGTTGGTATTGCGTTTGATTAGCCCAATGGAGTACTTACCTGATGAAGTGGGAGATTTGGTTCACCTCAAGTATTTATACTTGAACTGCAAAGATATGAAGACGCTTCCACGTACTATAGCTAATCTTCAAAAGCTACAAACGTTGCATCTAGTTCATTGTTCAAAGCTATTCCAAGTACCTGtagaaatttataatattaaacagCTTCGGCACCTTTTGTTTGCCGATTTGTTCGGATATAGTGATGGAATTAGAGTTCCAAGAGGTATTGGTACATTGGCAAATCTTCACACTTGCACTGGTATCTGTTCTGGTGCTGGCATTCCTGGTGAATTGAGTAGTTTGACCCAACTACGAAAACTTGATGTTCACGAAGTGTCTGATGATCATGCTGGTGAGCTATTTGCATCCATCATAAAACTGGAAAACCTTGTTTTCCTGTCACTAACTGCAGAACCACCCTGGTCGGTCACACTTCTACCTGAATTGGAACCATTTTCTCCTCCACCTCATCTTCAAAAGCTTATTTTACGCGGTGGTCTAGTTGAAATGCCTAATTGGCTTCCCTCTGTTGAAAACCTAACCATTCTAGAACTAAGGCATTCCAATCTCTTGGAGGAGCCATCTTCAGTTCTTCAATATCTTCCCAAATTAAAACATCTTACACTTTGGGAAGCCTACAAAGCAAAGCTCATTGGTAAAGAGTTTTGCGATGGAGGTGGATTTCCGGAGCTGAAAGCTTTGAAAATTGCTTCAAAGAATCTAGTGGAGTGGACGAAAATTGTAAATGGTGCTTTTCCAAGTTTGAGGTaccttggattttatggttgtagGAAGTTGAGGTTCTTGCCTGAAGGATTACAGAATATTTCTACGATTCAAGAGTTGTTTGTGGGTGCTTTGCATTCTGACCTTGCAAGGAGATTGAATGGTAAAGAAAATTACAAGATCGAACATATTTCAAAATTTCATTGGCGCTCGGAAATTTTCTGA